A single window of Usitatibacter rugosus DNA harbors:
- the coq7 gene encoding 2-polyprenyl-3-methyl-6-methoxy-1,4-benzoquinone monooxygenase, translating into MSASPFDRLLIAADNALRTLSGAATASRPVPASAAAPLADADRAHAAGLMRVNHAGEICAQALYAGQAIVAREPRVREALQHASAEERDHLEWCRTRLDELGARPSALDPFWYAGSFALGVASGLAGDRWSLGFLVETERQVERHLQGHLEQLPEGDARSRAIVTRMREDEIEHGRSGEALGARELPSAVKAVMGIASKVMTRTAYLV; encoded by the coding sequence ATGAGCGCTTCGCCCTTCGACCGCCTTCTCATCGCCGCGGACAACGCCCTGCGCACGCTGTCCGGCGCGGCGACCGCATCACGTCCGGTGCCCGCCTCCGCGGCCGCGCCGCTGGCGGATGCGGATCGTGCCCACGCTGCGGGCCTCATGCGGGTGAATCACGCGGGGGAGATCTGCGCGCAGGCTCTCTACGCGGGCCAGGCGATCGTCGCGCGGGAGCCGCGGGTGCGCGAAGCGTTGCAGCACGCGAGCGCCGAGGAGCGCGATCACCTCGAGTGGTGCCGCACGCGTCTCGATGAGCTCGGCGCGCGTCCGAGCGCACTCGATCCCTTCTGGTATGCCGGCTCCTTCGCGCTTGGCGTGGCCTCCGGGCTCGCGGGCGACCGATGGAGCCTGGGGTTTCTCGTCGAAACCGAGCGGCAGGTCGAGCGCCACCTGCAAGGGCACCTCGAGCAGTTGCCCGAGGGCGATGCGCGCAGCCGCGCGATCGTGACCCGGATGCGCGAGGACGAGATCGAGCACGGCCGCAGCGGCGAGGCGCTGGGAGCCCGCGAGCTGCCTTCTGCCGTGAAGGCGGTGATGGGGATCGCGTCGAAGGTGATGACGCGGACGGCCTACCTCGTCTGA
- the trpC gene encoding indole-3-glycerol phosphate synthase TrpC: MSASDILQRILATKRTEIAAGQRERPLAQVEREAREAPPTRGFEQAIRRDAALGAAVIAEIKRASPSAGTIRADLDVAAVAASYERNGATCLSVLTDREYFGGSPADLRAARDACRLPVLRKDFVVDPWQVYESRAMGADCILLIVGAAPAHTLLELEHLAKSLGMDVLVESHDGAELEVALQLQTALVGINNRDLRTFTTRLETTVELLPAIPTGRIVVTESGIGTPDQVLGLKAQGVSAYLVGSAFMSAPDPGAELSKLFSGVRKG; this comes from the coding sequence ATGAGCGCTTCGGACATCCTGCAGCGCATCCTCGCGACCAAGCGCACGGAGATCGCGGCGGGACAGCGAGAGCGTCCCCTCGCGCAGGTCGAACGCGAAGCGCGCGAGGCGCCGCCCACGCGCGGCTTCGAGCAGGCGATCCGGCGCGATGCCGCGCTCGGCGCCGCGGTGATCGCCGAGATCAAGCGCGCGAGCCCGAGCGCGGGAACGATCCGCGCGGACCTCGACGTCGCCGCCGTAGCCGCGAGCTACGAGCGCAACGGCGCGACCTGCCTCTCGGTGCTCACCGACCGCGAGTATTTCGGCGGCTCGCCCGCCGACCTTCGCGCCGCGCGTGACGCATGCCGCCTGCCGGTGCTGCGCAAGGACTTCGTCGTCGACCCGTGGCAGGTGTACGAATCGCGCGCGATGGGGGCGGACTGCATCCTGCTCATCGTCGGCGCTGCTCCCGCGCACACGCTGCTCGAGCTCGAGCACCTGGCGAAGTCCTTGGGCATGGATGTGCTGGTCGAAAGCCACGACGGCGCGGAATTGGAGGTCGCCTTGCAGCTCCAGACCGCGCTCGTGGGCATCAACAATCGCGACTTGCGGACCTTCACGACGCGCCTGGAGACGACCGTGGAGCTCCTGCCCGCGATTCCGACGGGCCGGATCGTCGTGACGGAGAGCGGGATCGGCACCCCCGATCAGGTCCTGGGGCTGAAGGCGCAGGGTGTGAGCGCCTACTTGGTGGGGTCGGCCTTCATGTCGGCCCCGGACCCGGGCGCGGAGCTTTCGAAGCTCTTTTCGGGGGTCCGGAAGGGGTGA
- the trpD gene encoding anthranilate phosphoribosyltransferase, which translates to MFTPQEAISRLSDKREIFFDEMVDFMRQVMEGKVTPVQLSAVLMGLHVKTESVSEIAAAASVMREFATKVDAGGAQHLVDTCGTGGDKLHTFNISTAAAFVAAAAGASVAKHGNRAVSSQSGSADVLELLGVNLALTPEQVGQSIREVGLGFMFAPSHHPAMKHAAPVRRELGMRTILNILGPLTNPAGAPNQVMGVFHSDLVGIQARVLKMLGSRHVLTVHGQDGLDEISISGPTFVAELKHDFITEYTIEPRQFGIDMAPLEAIQAKDKEASRDRVLAVLGNETGPARDIVVLNAAAALYVSGVSASLWDGVAAARDAIATGAARAKLDRLVAFTQGFAKAP; encoded by the coding sequence ATGTTCACGCCCCAGGAAGCGATCAGCCGGCTCTCGGACAAGCGCGAGATCTTCTTCGACGAGATGGTCGACTTCATGCGCCAGGTGATGGAGGGCAAGGTCACCCCGGTGCAACTCTCCGCGGTGTTGATGGGCCTGCACGTGAAGACGGAGTCCGTTTCCGAGATCGCCGCCGCGGCCTCCGTGATGCGCGAGTTCGCGACCAAGGTCGATGCCGGCGGCGCGCAGCACCTGGTCGACACGTGCGGCACGGGGGGCGACAAGCTCCACACGTTCAACATCTCGACGGCGGCGGCGTTCGTCGCCGCGGCGGCCGGAGCGAGCGTCGCGAAGCACGGCAATCGCGCGGTGTCCTCGCAATCGGGCAGCGCCGATGTGCTCGAGCTCCTCGGCGTGAACCTCGCGCTCACGCCGGAGCAGGTGGGCCAGTCGATCCGCGAGGTCGGGCTGGGGTTCATGTTCGCGCCGAGCCACCATCCCGCGATGAAGCACGCGGCCCCGGTGCGACGCGAGCTCGGCATGCGCACGATCCTCAACATCCTCGGGCCGCTCACCAACCCGGCCGGCGCGCCCAACCAGGTGATGGGCGTCTTCCACAGCGATCTCGTCGGCATCCAGGCGCGCGTGCTGAAGATGCTCGGCAGCCGCCACGTGCTGACCGTCCACGGCCAGGACGGCCTGGACGAGATCTCCATCTCCGGACCGACGTTCGTCGCCGAGCTGAAGCACGACTTCATCACCGAATACACGATCGAGCCGCGCCAGTTCGGCATCGACATGGCGCCGCTGGAAGCGATCCAGGCGAAGGACAAGGAAGCGTCGAGGGACCGCGTCCTCGCCGTGCTCGGCAACGAGACGGGGCCCGCGCGCGACATCGTCGTGCTGAATGCGGCCGCGGCGCTCTACGTCAGCGGCGTGTCCGCAAGCCTGTGGGACGGCGTCGCCGCCGCACGCGATGCGATCGCCACCGGTGCCGCGCGCGCGAAGCTCGATCGGCTCGTCGCGTTCACGCAGGGATTCGCGAAGGCCCCATGA
- a CDS encoding aminodeoxychorismate/anthranilate synthase component II, translating into MLLMIDNYDSFTYNLVQYLGELGQDVKVVRNDEVTLDDVQRLAPERIVISPGPCTPNEAGISLGLIGRFAGKIPILGVCLGHQAIGQAFGGKVIHAKTLMHGKVSRITHNGVGVFKGLPSPYDATRYHSLAIERETCPKDLEITAWTDDGEIMGVRHRSLAVEGVQFHPESILTEHGHALLRNFLTMQVT; encoded by the coding sequence ATGCTGCTCATGATCGACAACTACGACTCGTTCACCTACAACCTGGTGCAGTACCTGGGCGAGCTCGGCCAGGACGTGAAGGTGGTCCGCAACGACGAGGTGACGCTCGACGACGTGCAGCGCCTGGCGCCCGAGCGCATCGTGATCTCGCCCGGGCCGTGCACGCCCAACGAGGCCGGAATCTCGCTGGGGCTCATCGGCCGCTTCGCGGGAAAGATCCCGATCCTCGGCGTGTGCCTCGGCCACCAGGCGATCGGCCAGGCCTTCGGCGGCAAGGTGATCCACGCGAAGACGCTGATGCACGGCAAGGTCTCGCGCATCACGCACAACGGCGTGGGCGTGTTCAAGGGGCTGCCGTCGCCGTACGACGCGACGCGGTACCACTCGCTCGCGATCGAGCGCGAGACGTGCCCGAAGGACCTCGAGATCACCGCCTGGACCGACGACGGCGAGATCATGGGCGTGCGCCACCGCTCGCTCGCCGTGGAAGGCGTGCAGTTCCATCCCGAGTCCATCCTCACGGAGCACGGCCACGCGCTGCTCCGCAACTTCCTCACGATGCAGGTGACCTGA
- a CDS encoding AI-2E family transporter, with protein sequence MPPTPASPAPTEHYVRIAVAALLVIGTVLVLVPFLAAMLFAVVICMSTWPAYAWLRDRWGGRSSLAALVMVLALLVLIALPVALVAQSLIVHSGDIVDLFRGLLDRRESIQLPDFVKNLPLVGSSLDQYWQALTGSRDELAALARRLVDPGKKILIATGGAVGTGLFQVLVATFIAFFFYRDGEFASNLFRRAVARLAGREQGGVLLMTAQNTVRGVVYGLIGTAVAQAAVALVGFLIAGVPGAFLLAALTFVLSLVPMGPVLVWGGAAVWLYATDQPGWAIFMGIYGAAVISSVDNFVKPILMSRAGGLSMLLVVLGVFGGAVAFGFIGLFVGPVLLAVSWKLLKAWLIDRDAANPVPPASGTPA encoded by the coding sequence ATGCCTCCCACGCCCGCTTCGCCCGCACCCACCGAGCACTACGTCCGGATCGCCGTCGCCGCCCTCTTGGTGATCGGGACGGTCCTGGTGCTGGTTCCCTTCCTCGCCGCCATGCTGTTCGCCGTGGTCATCTGCATGTCCACGTGGCCGGCCTACGCCTGGCTGCGCGACCGCTGGGGCGGCCGCAGCTCCCTCGCGGCCCTGGTCATGGTCCTGGCGCTCCTGGTGCTCATCGCGCTCCCGGTGGCGCTCGTGGCCCAGAGCCTCATCGTCCACTCCGGCGACATCGTCGACCTCTTCCGTGGCCTCCTGGATCGGCGGGAATCGATCCAGCTTCCGGATTTCGTCAAGAACCTGCCTCTCGTGGGCTCCTCTCTCGACCAGTACTGGCAAGCGCTGACCGGCAGCCGCGACGAGTTGGCCGCGCTCGCGCGCCGCCTGGTCGATCCGGGCAAGAAGATCCTCATCGCCACCGGCGGCGCCGTGGGCACCGGGCTCTTCCAGGTGCTGGTGGCCACCTTCATCGCCTTCTTCTTCTATCGCGACGGCGAGTTCGCCTCCAACCTCTTCCGCCGTGCCGTCGCGCGGCTCGCCGGCCGGGAGCAAGGCGGCGTGCTTCTCATGACGGCCCAGAACACCGTTCGCGGCGTCGTCTACGGGCTGATCGGAACGGCGGTCGCGCAGGCCGCCGTGGCGCTCGTGGGATTCCTCATCGCGGGCGTGCCGGGTGCCTTCCTCCTCGCCGCCCTCACGTTCGTGCTCTCGCTCGTCCCCATGGGCCCCGTGCTCGTCTGGGGCGGCGCGGCCGTGTGGCTCTATGCGACGGACCAGCCGGGCTGGGCGATCTTCATGGGCATCTACGGCGCGGCCGTGATCAGCTCCGTCGACAACTTCGTGAAGCCGATCCTCATGAGCCGAGCCGGCGGCCTGTCGATGTTGCTCGTCGTCCTGGGCGTGTTCGGGGGCGCGGTCGCCTTCGGATTCATCGGCCTCTTCGTGGGCCCGGTCCTGCTGGCCGTTTCGTGGAAGCTGCTCAAGGCGTGGTTGATCGACCGCGATGCGGCGAACCCGGTCCCGCCCGCAAGCGGCACGCCGGCATGA
- a CDS encoding porin, with product MNKKLIALAVVGACVAPEAMAQTANPVTLYGRIYATFESVEAKGGATPVSRRNRVGDQASYLGVRGTEDLGGGLKAFFQLETGFPPDNTGVFANRNSAVGLQGGFGSILLGRWDTPMKVTQTAVDPWGDLTNGDITGAALDQGNFSRRENNSVQYWSPTMAGFAVRLMYVANEGKTATANPENYGASLTYSAGPLYVAYAYEKHKDVASVGTTNLSEEGNAIAASYKFGDVKLSAQYGEYKRDGSGATRETKDQSYMLGLEWAFGKNVLLASWQHAEVDGTTGECDMGSIGYRYDFTRRTFFIASYTKVENDNGMNCNFGTNAIGAAGQNPEGIGFGVRHLF from the coding sequence ATGAACAAGAAACTGATCGCTCTGGCTGTCGTCGGCGCGTGCGTCGCGCCCGAAGCCATGGCGCAGACCGCCAACCCGGTCACTCTGTACGGTCGCATCTATGCGACGTTCGAGTCGGTCGAGGCGAAAGGCGGCGCGACCCCGGTGTCCCGTCGCAATCGCGTTGGCGACCAGGCGTCCTACCTCGGCGTGCGTGGCACGGAAGATCTGGGTGGTGGCCTGAAAGCCTTCTTCCAGCTCGAGACGGGCTTCCCGCCGGACAACACGGGCGTGTTTGCCAACCGTAACAGCGCCGTCGGCCTGCAAGGCGGCTTCGGCTCGATCCTGCTGGGCCGTTGGGATACCCCGATGAAAGTCACGCAGACGGCGGTCGACCCCTGGGGCGACCTGACCAACGGTGACATCACGGGCGCCGCCCTCGACCAAGGCAACTTCAGCCGCCGCGAGAACAACTCGGTGCAGTACTGGTCGCCGACCATGGCTGGCTTCGCCGTTCGCCTGATGTACGTGGCGAACGAAGGCAAGACCGCCACGGCCAACCCCGAGAACTACGGCGCGTCGCTCACGTACTCCGCCGGCCCGCTGTATGTGGCCTACGCGTACGAGAAGCACAAGGACGTGGCTTCGGTCGGCACGACGAACCTCAGCGAAGAAGGCAACGCGATCGCCGCCTCGTACAAGTTCGGCGACGTGAAGCTGTCGGCCCAGTACGGCGAGTACAAGCGTGATGGTTCCGGTGCCACCCGCGAGACGAAAGACCAGTCGTACATGCTCGGTCTCGAGTGGGCCTTCGGCAAGAACGTCCTGCTGGCTTCGTGGCAGCACGCCGAAGTCGACGGCACGACCGGCGAGTGCGACATGGGCTCGATCGGTTATCGCTACGACTTCACGCGCCGCACGTTCTTCATCGCCAGCTACACCAAGGTCGAGAACGACAACGGCATGAACTGCAACTTCGGCACGAACGCGATCGGCGCTGCTGGCCAGAATCCGGAAGGTATCGGCTTCGGCGTGCGTCACCTGTTCTAA
- a CDS encoding OsmC family protein, protein MKARIKLSEGMTFVAESGSGHAVVSDAAPDVGGRNLGARPMELVLMGTGACTAIDVMHILRKARQPVTDCVVELDADRAETDPKVFTAIRMRYIVTGRGLDPAQVERAVKLSKEKYCSATIMLAATAAITYDVEVREA, encoded by the coding sequence ATGAAGGCCAGGATCAAGTTGTCGGAGGGCATGACGTTCGTCGCGGAAAGCGGCAGCGGCCACGCCGTGGTTTCCGACGCCGCGCCCGACGTCGGCGGCCGCAATCTCGGCGCGCGCCCGATGGAGCTGGTGCTGATGGGCACGGGAGCCTGCACGGCGATCGACGTCATGCACATCCTGCGCAAGGCGCGCCAGCCCGTGACCGATTGCGTGGTCGAGCTCGACGCCGACCGGGCCGAGACGGATCCGAAAGTGTTCACCGCGATCCGCATGCGTTACATCGTCACCGGCCGCGGCCTCGATCCCGCCCAGGTCGAAAGGGCGGTGAAGCTCTCGAAGGAGAAGTACTGCTCGGCGACGATCATGCTGGCCGCGACCGCGGCCATCACCTACGACGTCGAAGTGCGCGAGGCCTGA
- the rplM gene encoding 50S ribosomal protein L13 gives MKTFSAKGHEVRRDWLLVDATDKVLGRLAVEVATRLRGKHKPEFTPHVDTGDYIIVVNVEKLKVTGAKEQDKKYFRHSTYPGGIYETNFKKLQARHPDRVLKLAVKGMLPKGPLGYAMIKKLKIYAGPAHPHTSQQPKSLEI, from the coding sequence ATGAAGACCTTCTCGGCCAAAGGCCACGAAGTCCGGCGCGACTGGCTCCTCGTCGACGCAACGGACAAAGTGCTCGGTCGCCTTGCGGTGGAAGTCGCCACCCGCCTGCGCGGCAAGCACAAACCCGAATTCACTCCCCACGTCGACACGGGCGATTACATCATCGTCGTCAACGTGGAGAAGCTGAAAGTCACGGGCGCCAAGGAGCAGGACAAGAAGTACTTCCGCCACTCGACGTACCCGGGCGGAATCTACGAGACCAACTTCAAGAAGCTGCAGGCGCGCCATCCGGACCGCGTCCTGAAGCTCGCGGTGAAGGGCATGCTCCCGAAGGGCCCGCTGGGCTACGCGATGATCAAGAAGCTCAAGATCTACGCCGGCCCCGCGCACCCGCACACCTCGCAGCAGCCCAAGTCCCTCGAGATCTAA
- the rpsI gene encoding 30S ribosomal protein S9, translating into MIGKYNYGTGRRKNAVARVFIKSGKGDIIVNGKSVDVFFSRETGRMIVRQPLELTNHLATFDIKVNVFGGGESGQAGAVRHGITRALIEYDPTLKPTLSKAGLVTRDAREVERKKVGLHKARRRKQFSKR; encoded by the coding sequence ATGATCGGCAAATACAATTACGGTACCGGCCGCCGCAAGAACGCGGTGGCACGGGTCTTCATCAAGTCGGGCAAGGGCGACATCATCGTCAACGGCAAGTCCGTCGACGTGTTCTTCTCCCGCGAAACGGGCCGCATGATCGTGCGCCAGCCTCTCGAACTCACGAACCACCTGGCCACGTTCGACATCAAAGTGAACGTCTTCGGCGGCGGTGAATCCGGCCAGGCCGGCGCCGTGCGCCACGGCATCACCCGTGCGCTGATCGAATACGATCCCACGCTGAAGCCCACCCTGTCGAAGGCCGGGCTCGTCACGCGCGACGCGCGCGAGGTCGAGCGCAAGAAGGTCGGCCTGCACAAGGCGCGACGTCGCAAGCAGTTCTCGAAGCGATAG